From Haloterrigena alkaliphila, one genomic window encodes:
- a CDS encoding SCO family protein produces MERRTYLRSLGVAGLAGVAGCLESLGGLGGDSQTVLSQPDDYIPGASYPVHGDEFPSFSVPDPIAETTVSLEDFVGERPFLITYFFTTCPDGVCPALLLRLRWVQEDAAERGYEDDIGLLGFTFDPERDTPDVLSEYAAERGIDYEADNWHFLRPETYDEAETMTVDTFGIPLLRCDDEEEDCKTGDESGETGADDGETDTDGNATERHDEQNGTDDHEEQNGTESGGHDHGEYTFTHPAIITLVNEDGIVERAYPKAVQTKRAVGRDRILEDTRAVVGVE; encoded by the coding sequence ATGGAACGGCGGACGTATCTTCGCTCGCTCGGGGTCGCGGGTCTCGCTGGTGTCGCCGGCTGTCTCGAGAGTCTGGGGGGGCTGGGCGGCGATAGCCAGACGGTGTTGTCACAGCCCGACGATTACATTCCGGGTGCCTCGTATCCCGTCCACGGCGACGAGTTTCCGTCCTTCTCCGTCCCCGACCCGATCGCGGAGACGACCGTCTCGCTCGAGGATTTCGTCGGCGAACGCCCCTTCCTGATCACGTACTTCTTCACGACGTGTCCAGACGGAGTCTGCCCGGCCCTGCTGTTACGTCTGCGGTGGGTCCAGGAGGACGCCGCCGAGCGCGGCTACGAGGACGATATCGGACTGCTCGGCTTCACGTTCGATCCGGAACGGGATACGCCCGACGTGCTGTCGGAGTACGCCGCCGAGCGCGGGATCGACTACGAGGCGGACAACTGGCACTTCCTCCGACCCGAAACTTACGACGAGGCGGAGACAATGACGGTCGACACGTTCGGTATTCCACTCCTCCGGTGCGACGACGAGGAGGAGGACTGCAAGACCGGGGACGAGAGCGGCGAGACGGGAGCCGACGACGGAGAGACGGATACCGACGGTAACGCGACCGAACGTCACGACGAACAGAACGGAACCGACGATCACGAGGAGCAGAACGGAACCGAGAGCGGCGGCCACGATCACGGCGAGTACACCTTCACGCATCCCGCGATAATCACGCTCGTCAACGAGGACGGCATCGTCGAACGCGCGTACCCGAAAGCGGTCCAGACCAAACGGGCCGTCGGTCGGGACCGGATCCTCGAGGACACGCGCGCCGTCGTCGGGGTGGAGTGA
- a CDS encoding antitoxin VapB family protein, which produces MGAANEQIRISDRVKRELERRKRANESYNDVLERMLEDTEADFDDGFGILSDGQADRLREERETAKEERRERMRRLGDS; this is translated from the coding sequence ATGGGTGCCGCGAACGAACAGATCCGGATCAGCGACCGGGTAAAACGCGAACTCGAGCGGCGAAAACGAGCGAACGAGAGTTACAACGACGTCCTCGAGCGAATGCTGGAAGACACCGAAGCCGATTTCGACGACGGGTTCGGGATCCTCTCGGACGGTCAGGCCGATCGACTCCGTGAGGAGCGCGAGACAGCGAAGGAGGAGCGACGCGAACGGATGCGACGGCTCGGCGACTCATGA
- a CDS encoding DEAD/DEAH box helicase yields MSEGDVAAFTHLGPTIRGALSERGFSTPTAPQQAAIPPLSAGRHTLVIAPTGSGKTETAMLPVFDHLVADEGPPEGFGALYVTPLRALNRDMRERLEWWGDYLDLAVDVRHGDTTQYQRGKQAEDPPDVLVTTPETLQAMLTGERLREALQDVSHVVIDEVHELAASKRGAQLAIGLERLHDLAGDMQRIGLSATVGDPGEVGQFLTGGRPCTIREIDVGGNVDVAVRQPEITDDDERLAGELMTEPDTASHVRLIRDLVAANESTLIFVNTRQTAEALGSRFNELDLPIGVHHGSLSKEARIEVEDRFKTGELDGLLCTSSMELGIDVGRVDHVVQYKSPRQVTRLLQRIGRAGHRQDEVSSGTIVTTRPDDTFEALAIARRARDGEVEPAAIHEGSLDVVANQIPGIVQSRGDTRFREAYETITRAYPFRDVPEETVREIVSELHRNRIVWFDEGEDRIETTGGTWQYVYSNLSMIPDEETYEVHDIASGTRIGTLDERFVVNFAQPGEIFIQRGEMWRIAEIDDEEARVKVSPIEDPAGEVPSWIGQEIPVPAPVAGEVGEIRGVAEPQLSAGADAAAVGRELAHRYPGDEYTLTEACEQLERQVDAGAPMPTADRLVLERQGRTVVLNAPFGHTINETLGRILSSLLGQQAGSSVGLETDPYRIELEVPNSIATSDIVGVLEETDPDHVEAIVELGLKNSDALAFRLAQVSAKFGALKRWQGDGSGRLSNDRLLAALEDTPMYAESIREVFHEDLDVEGASAVLEGIQSDEIDLVTYRGRTPVGQGGRSSGGKELLAPENADASVINTVRERIQNDRIILLCTHCKEWKAKTKVGRVAEQPKCGNCGSTRIAALNPWADEVVQAVRAAEKDEDQEKMTERAYRSASLVQSHGKQAVIAMAARGVGPHNAAQIINRLREDEDEFYRDILSKEREYARTQSFWD; encoded by the coding sequence ATGAGTGAGGGGGACGTCGCGGCGTTTACGCACCTCGGACCGACGATCCGCGGGGCGCTCTCCGAGCGGGGCTTCTCGACGCCGACCGCACCGCAGCAGGCGGCGATCCCGCCGCTGTCGGCCGGCCGGCACACGCTCGTGATCGCACCCACCGGGAGCGGCAAGACCGAGACGGCGATGTTGCCGGTTTTCGATCATCTCGTAGCTGATGAGGGCCCACCGGAGGGGTTCGGCGCCCTCTACGTCACCCCGCTGCGGGCGCTCAACCGGGATATGCGCGAGCGCCTCGAGTGGTGGGGCGACTACCTCGACCTCGCGGTCGACGTCCGCCACGGCGACACGACCCAGTACCAGCGCGGGAAGCAGGCCGAGGATCCGCCGGACGTGCTGGTCACGACCCCCGAAACCCTGCAGGCGATGCTCACCGGCGAGCGTCTGCGCGAGGCGCTACAGGACGTCTCCCACGTCGTGATCGACGAGGTCCACGAGCTCGCGGCCTCCAAGCGGGGGGCGCAGCTGGCGATCGGCCTCGAGCGCCTCCACGACCTCGCGGGCGACATGCAGCGGATCGGCCTCTCAGCCACCGTGGGGGATCCGGGGGAGGTCGGCCAGTTTTTGACCGGCGGGCGCCCCTGCACGATTCGGGAGATCGACGTCGGCGGCAACGTCGACGTGGCGGTTCGCCAGCCCGAGATCACGGACGACGACGAGCGACTCGCGGGCGAACTGATGACCGAACCGGACACGGCCAGTCACGTCCGGCTGATTCGGGATCTCGTCGCCGCAAACGAGTCGACGCTGATATTCGTCAACACGCGCCAGACTGCGGAGGCGCTGGGCTCCCGATTCAACGAACTGGACCTCCCGATCGGGGTCCACCACGGCTCGCTGTCGAAGGAGGCCCGGATCGAGGTCGAGGACCGATTCAAAACGGGGGAGCTGGACGGCCTGCTCTGTACCTCCTCGATGGAGCTGGGGATCGACGTCGGCCGGGTCGACCACGTCGTCCAGTACAAGAGCCCCCGGCAGGTGACGCGGCTGCTCCAGCGGATCGGGCGGGCCGGACACCGCCAGGACGAGGTTTCCAGTGGGACCATCGTCACGACCCGTCCGGACGACACCTTCGAGGCGCTGGCGATCGCCCGGCGGGCCCGCGACGGCGAGGTCGAACCGGCCGCGATCCACGAGGGCAGCCTCGACGTCGTCGCCAACCAAATTCCGGGAATCGTCCAGAGCCGCGGCGATACCCGGTTCCGCGAGGCCTACGAGACCATCACGCGCGCGTACCCCTTCCGGGACGTTCCGGAGGAGACGGTCCGCGAGATCGTCTCGGAACTGCACCGCAACCGGATCGTCTGGTTCGACGAGGGCGAGGACCGGATCGAGACGACCGGCGGCACCTGGCAGTACGTCTACTCGAACCTCTCGATGATCCCCGACGAGGAGACCTACGAGGTCCACGACATCGCCTCGGGGACCCGGATCGGGACCCTGGACGAGCGGTTCGTGGTCAACTTCGCCCAGCCCGGCGAGATCTTCATCCAGCGCGGCGAGATGTGGCGCATCGCCGAGATCGACGACGAGGAGGCCCGCGTGAAGGTCAGCCCGATCGAGGACCCCGCGGGCGAGGTTCCCTCTTGGATCGGCCAGGAGATCCCCGTCCCCGCGCCGGTCGCGGGCGAGGTCGGCGAGATCCGCGGGGTCGCGGAACCGCAGTTGTCCGCGGGCGCGGACGCCGCCGCGGTCGGCCGGGAACTGGCGCATCGGTATCCGGGCGACGAGTACACGCTGACCGAGGCCTGCGAGCAACTCGAGCGGCAGGTCGACGCGGGGGCGCCTATGCCCACCGCGGACCGACTCGTCCTCGAGCGACAGGGTCGGACCGTCGTCCTCAACGCGCCCTTCGGCCACACGATCAACGAGACGCTCGGCCGCATCCTGTCGTCGCTGCTCGGCCAGCAGGCCGGCTCCTCGGTCGGCCTCGAGACCGATCCCTACCGGATCGAACTCGAGGTGCCGAACTCGATCGCGACCAGCGACATCGTGGGGGTGCTCGAGGAGACCGACCCGGACCACGTCGAGGCCATCGTCGAACTCGGGCTGAAGAACTCCGACGCGCTCGCCTTCCGCCTCGCGCAGGTCTCGGCGAAGTTCGGCGCGCTCAAGCGCTGGCAGGGCGACGGCTCGGGACGGCTCTCGAACGACCGCCTGCTCGCGGCGCTCGAGGACACCCCGATGTACGCGGAGTCGATCCGCGAGGTGTTCCACGAGGATCTCGACGTCGAGGGCGCGAGCGCGGTCCTCGAGGGGATCCAGTCGGACGAGATCGACCTCGTAACGTATCGGGGCCGGACGCCGGTCGGACAGGGCGGCCGCTCGTCGGGCGGGAAGGAACTGCTGGCGCCCGAGAACGCGGACGCGAGCGTCATCAACACGGTCCGGGAGCGGATCCAGAACGACCGGATCATCCTGCTGTGTACCCACTGCAAGGAGTGGAAGGCGAAGACGAAGGTCGGGCGCGTGGCGGAGCAGCCGAAGTGTGGAAACTGCGGGTCGACGCGGATCGCGGCGCTGAACCCGTGGGCCGACGAGGTCGTGCAGGCGGTCCGCGCCGCGGAGAAAGACGAGGACCAGGAGAAGATGACCGAACGCGCCTACCGCAGCGCCAGTCTGGTTCAGAGCCACGGCAAGCAAGCCGTGATCGCGATGGCCGCCCGCGGGGTCGGACCGCACAACGCCGCCCAGATCATCAACAGGCTCCGGGAGGACGAGGACGAGTTCTACCGCGACATCCTCTCGAAGGAACGCGAGTACGCGCGCACGCAGTCGTTCTGGGACTGA
- a CDS encoding cytochrome c biogenesis CcdA family protein, with the protein MIDAALVPTLAFALTAGVATFFSPCAFPLLPGYVGFYVSQTEGEEASLSGSIGRGIVAGIGVLAIFSALLVAAYWIGHATLSNIVYFEPIAGAVLVAFGALIVLGRAPSLSIALPKRRSSVLGFAVFGGGYALAAAGCVAPLFVGVVAQALSLPPVSAALVVGTYVGSIVVLMVSLTVATGMGLLAGAGRLAAHTQTLERLAGAVMILAGVGQLYLAIVILDVL; encoded by the coding sequence ATGATCGACGCGGCTCTGGTTCCGACGCTCGCGTTCGCGCTGACCGCCGGCGTCGCGACGTTCTTCTCGCCGTGTGCCTTTCCGCTCCTCCCGGGGTACGTCGGATTCTACGTGAGCCAGACTGAGGGCGAGGAGGCCTCGCTCTCCGGGTCTATCGGTCGCGGGATCGTCGCCGGTATCGGCGTCCTCGCCATCTTCAGCGCGTTGCTGGTGGCGGCCTACTGGATCGGGCACGCGACGCTGTCCAACATCGTCTACTTCGAGCCGATCGCCGGCGCGGTGCTGGTCGCATTCGGTGCGCTGATCGTGCTCGGCCGCGCGCCCTCGCTGTCGATCGCGCTGCCGAAACGCCGCTCGAGCGTCCTCGGGTTCGCGGTCTTCGGCGGCGGCTACGCCCTGGCTGCGGCGGGCTGTGTCGCACCGCTGTTCGTCGGCGTCGTCGCGCAGGCGCTCTCCCTGCCGCCGGTGTCCGCGGCGCTGGTCGTCGGTACCTACGTCGGCAGCATCGTGGTGCTGATGGTCTCGCTGACCGTCGCGACGGGCATGGGACTGCTCGCGGGGGCCGGCCGGCTGGCTGCCCACACCCAGACCCTCGAACGCCTCGCGGGCGCGGTAATGATCCTCGCCGGCGTCGGTCAGTTGTACCTCGCGATCGTCATTCTCGACGTGCTCTGA
- a CDS encoding PAS domain-containing sensor histidine kinase, whose product MEPGPSHDPSETDDGRSAGQRPGRLERLLEAADVACFRATPTGELIAVNDALTRLTGYTQAELRERSFDSLFDGETTLESLGASLDESGPEPTSTSVSIRTKTDLVPCTVHLERWSQEPDGDRQPAITGIIRRRNVTGQSAVNAESDLTYGRTFEALADALPDGIIVLDTNSDVQYANPAVERILGYDPDELVGSSKVKIIPERLRQTHLSALQRYLETGERNINWTYVELPGQHKSGYEVPLGVSLNDFTYDGDRYFVGLFRDISPRREAERTLKAKVAQLESIAYLGRHALDEGDADDLLEKATELIAAALEVDCCVVYEHDVAESAGDPAGAESGETTASSSDAVEVRATVGCTDADGLLENETARSAGTDSLAGATLDSDDPVVVEDVATDDRFSDAPHLADHGVRSAMGVTIGSIAEPWGTLAVYDSEQREFADHDVDFVESAATIIATALERQRYERQLGETVAELEASNERLEQFAYAASHDLQEPLRMVSSYLKLLESRYGDDLGSDGEEFIAYAVDGAERMRDMIEGLLEYSRIDTQGEPFEPVDLDEVLEDVLTDLQVMIEDADAEITAESLPIVRGDARQLRQLFQNLLSNAIEYSGDEPLRVRVEAEGAGRMWEVSVADEGIGIDPDDAEQVFRVFQRLHSREEYDGTGIGLALCRRIVERHDGEITVDSEPGEGATFSFTLPRRGTTESRSP is encoded by the coding sequence ATGGAACCCGGCCCGTCACACGATCCGTCCGAGACCGATGACGGGCGCTCCGCCGGCCAGCGTCCCGGCCGGCTGGAGAGACTGCTCGAGGCGGCGGACGTCGCCTGCTTTCGAGCGACGCCGACCGGGGAACTCATCGCGGTCAACGACGCGCTCACGAGGCTGACCGGCTACACGCAGGCCGAACTCCGCGAGCGCTCGTTCGACTCGCTCTTCGACGGCGAGACGACCCTCGAGTCGCTCGGGGCCTCGCTCGACGAGTCGGGTCCGGAGCCGACGTCGACGTCGGTCTCGATCCGGACGAAGACGGACCTCGTCCCCTGTACCGTCCACCTCGAGCGATGGTCGCAGGAACCCGATGGCGACCGGCAGCCGGCGATCACCGGTATCATCCGCCGCCGAAACGTGACGGGCCAGTCGGCAGTGAACGCCGAGTCGGATCTCACCTACGGTCGGACGTTCGAGGCGCTGGCCGACGCGCTGCCCGACGGCATCATCGTCCTCGATACGAACAGCGACGTGCAGTACGCCAACCCCGCCGTCGAGCGGATCCTCGGCTACGACCCCGACGAACTCGTCGGCTCGAGCAAGGTCAAAATCATCCCGGAGCGACTGCGACAGACCCACCTCTCCGCGCTGCAGCGCTACCTCGAGACCGGCGAGCGCAACATCAACTGGACCTACGTCGAACTCCCCGGCCAGCACAAGTCGGGCTACGAGGTCCCGCTTGGCGTCTCGCTCAACGACTTCACCTACGACGGCGACCGCTACTTCGTCGGCCTCTTCCGCGACATTTCGCCGCGAAGGGAGGCCGAGCGGACGCTCAAGGCCAAGGTCGCCCAGCTCGAATCGATCGCGTATCTCGGCCGTCACGCCCTCGACGAGGGCGACGCCGACGACCTCCTCGAGAAGGCGACCGAACTGATCGCCGCGGCGCTCGAGGTCGACTGCTGTGTCGTCTACGAACACGATGTAGCCGAGTCTGCTGGCGACCCGGCGGGAGCGGAGAGTGGCGAGACGACGGCGTCCTCGTCGGACGCCGTCGAGGTGCGCGCGACCGTCGGCTGTACCGACGCCGACGGCCTGCTCGAGAACGAGACGGCTCGATCGGCGGGGACCGACTCGCTGGCCGGCGCCACGCTCGACTCGGACGACCCGGTCGTCGTCGAAGACGTCGCGACGGACGACCGGTTTTCCGACGCGCCGCATCTGGCCGACCACGGCGTCCGCAGCGCCATGGGCGTCACGATCGGCTCGATCGCCGAGCCCTGGGGGACTCTCGCCGTCTACGACTCGGAGCAACGGGAGTTCGCCGACCACGACGTCGACTTCGTCGAGAGCGCCGCGACGATCATCGCGACCGCCCTCGAGCGCCAGCGGTACGAACGACAGCTCGGCGAGACGGTCGCCGAACTCGAGGCGTCGAACGAACGGCTCGAGCAGTTCGCCTACGCCGCCAGCCACGACCTGCAGGAACCGCTGCGGATGGTCTCGAGCTACCTCAAGTTGCTCGAGTCCCGGTACGGGGACGACCTCGGTTCGGACGGCGAGGAGTTCATCGCCTACGCCGTCGACGGCGCCGAGCGCATGCGCGACATGATCGAGGGGCTGCTCGAGTACTCCCGGATCGACACGCAGGGCGAGCCGTTCGAACCCGTCGACCTCGACGAGGTACTCGAGGACGTGCTGACGGATCTGCAGGTGATGATCGAGGACGCGGACGCCGAGATCACCGCCGAGTCGCTGCCGATCGTGCGGGGCGACGCCCGCCAGTTGCGCCAGCTGTTCCAGAACCTGCTGTCGAACGCCATCGAGTACAGCGGCGACGAGCCGCTGCGGGTCCGCGTCGAGGCCGAGGGGGCCGGCCGGATGTGGGAGGTTTCGGTCGCGGACGAGGGGATCGGTATCGACCCTGACGACGCCGAGCAGGTCTTCCGGGTGTTCCAGCGCCTGCACAGCCGCGAGGAGTACGACGGCACCGGGATCGGACTGGCGCTCTGTCGCCGGATCGTCGAGCGCCACGACGGGGAGATCACCGTCGACTCGGAACCCGGCGAGGGAGCGACCTTCTCGTTCACGCTGCCTCGACGCGGGACGACCGAGTCGCGGTCGCCGTGA
- a CDS encoding TlpA family protein disulfide reductase, with amino-acid sequence MRRRDVLAGLGGAGVVAGGGAVAVYGLPSPGRFLDEETDEPPEPIEIETIEAPGSEAGTVAIPDRGRATFLDLFGTWCGPCIEQMPALAEANERIGDEVQFCSVTNESVGPNGSITKAELVDWWEKHGGNWTVGHDPAAELTSRYLEGGFPTAVAVDATGRVQWAESGIKTADELVDGIERALEAGDSGSGE; translated from the coding sequence ATGCGGCGACGGGACGTCCTCGCCGGGCTCGGCGGCGCGGGCGTGGTCGCCGGCGGCGGTGCGGTCGCGGTGTACGGACTGCCGTCGCCGGGGCGCTTCCTCGACGAGGAGACGGACGAACCGCCCGAGCCGATCGAGATCGAGACGATCGAGGCCCCCGGGAGCGAGGCCGGGACGGTGGCGATCCCCGACCGCGGCCGGGCGACGTTCCTCGACCTCTTCGGGACGTGGTGCGGGCCGTGTATCGAACAGATGCCGGCCCTCGCCGAGGCCAACGAGCGGATCGGCGACGAGGTCCAGTTCTGCTCGGTCACGAACGAGTCGGTCGGCCCGAACGGGTCGATCACGAAAGCGGAACTCGTCGACTGGTGGGAGAAACACGGCGGCAACTGGACGGTCGGACACGACCCCGCGGCCGAACTCACGTCGCGATACCTCGAGGGCGGGTTTCCCACGGCCGTCGCCGTCGACGCCACTGGACGCGTTCAGTGGGCCGAATCGGGGATCAAGACCGCGGACGAACTGGTCGACGGAATCGAGCGGGCCCTCGAGGCCGGCGACTCCGGCTCGGGCGAATGA
- a CDS encoding PGF-CTERM sorting domain-containing protein: protein MSSGRKRGSVTAGLLVLALIGLVGVVGLGAATSDSGTTQASLADPNDGTEKNVSEEAYVKPAPEEGDPYYEASNGEWVSYINPRDEYRSPYLGDGSGKIGVTLLNEAGEPIVGKTVPNTTVTIPTGETTSWHSHADPLTVQLPLTEHYERPLDGDQFGTTDDLPQGDGYMDAHTIEMHGHPEDATIEYGEARIEGEHADKLEVVGYIQKAHDTWETDIDPVEAAEPYEEAGGGWTYRPNASHGQVIVVIQLDSDVTGADGEPIDDSGANNDENDTNSTENDTNDENEIDSVTENETSDNDEMPGFGGPAVIVALAAVTLVGLRQRG from the coding sequence ATGAGCAGCGGGCGTAAACGCGGCTCCGTCACCGCGGGCCTGCTCGTGCTGGCGCTGATCGGACTGGTCGGCGTCGTCGGACTCGGCGCCGCGACGTCCGATTCCGGGACCACGCAGGCCAGTCTCGCCGATCCGAACGACGGAACGGAGAAGAACGTCAGTGAGGAGGCGTACGTCAAGCCGGCGCCCGAAGAGGGCGATCCGTACTACGAGGCCAGTAACGGCGAGTGGGTCAGTTACATCAACCCGCGCGACGAGTACCGGTCGCCGTACCTCGGCGACGGCTCCGGGAAGATCGGCGTGACGCTGCTCAACGAGGCGGGCGAGCCGATCGTCGGGAAAACGGTCCCGAACACGACCGTCACGATTCCGACCGGCGAGACGACCTCGTGGCACTCCCACGCCGACCCGCTGACCGTTCAGCTCCCGCTGACCGAACACTACGAGCGACCCCTCGACGGCGATCAGTTCGGCACCACCGACGACCTGCCCCAGGGCGACGGCTACATGGACGCCCACACCATCGAGATGCACGGCCACCCCGAGGACGCGACCATCGAGTACGGCGAGGCCCGAATCGAGGGCGAGCACGCCGACAAGCTCGAGGTCGTCGGCTACATCCAGAAGGCCCACGACACGTGGGAGACCGACATCGACCCGGTCGAAGCCGCCGAGCCCTACGAGGAAGCCGGCGGCGGCTGGACCTACAGGCCGAACGCCTCCCACGGACAGGTCATCGTCGTCATCCAGCTCGATAGCGACGTGACGGGCGCCGACGGCGAGCCGATCGACGATAGCGGAGCGAACAACGACGAAAACGACACGAACAGCACCGAGAACGACACGAACGACGAGAACGAGATCGACTCGGTCACCGAAAACGAGACGAGCGACAACGACGAGATGCCCGGGTTCGGCGGTCCCGCCGTCATCGTCGCGCTGGCGGCCGTGACGCTCGTCGGTCTCCGACAGCGCGGCTAA
- a CDS encoding PIN domain-containing protein produces the protein MKVLDANYLIDYLNGEPATKEFYEANGGDEERWIAPAPAYAETIVGVGNLPDGNVDRAIDALAWVDVIDVDEELSIEAARIADEIGSQGPFLDGVDALVAALGRTHNATVVSIDSDLTHPETKQVVDVTDY, from the coding sequence ATGAAGGTTCTCGACGCGAATTATCTGATCGACTATCTCAACGGCGAACCCGCCACGAAGGAATTCTACGAGGCGAACGGCGGTGACGAAGAACGGTGGATCGCGCCTGCACCGGCCTACGCTGAAACGATCGTCGGCGTTGGGAACCTTCCCGACGGCAACGTCGACCGGGCTATCGACGCCCTCGCGTGGGTCGACGTCATCGATGTCGACGAGGAGTTGTCAATCGAGGCCGCACGAATCGCAGACGAAATCGGTTCACAGGGTCCGTTTCTCGACGGCGTCGACGCGCTCGTCGCAGCGCTCGGTCGAACCCATAATGCGACGGTCGTCTCGATCGATAGCGATCTCACGCACCCGGAAACGAAGCAGGTCGTTGACGTGACGGACTACTGA
- a CDS encoding protein sorting system archaetidylserine decarboxylase, with amino-acid sequence MKFAPGAWKYAALPLLAAPFALFISVTASLVSLAVGAGALAFFRDPERTTPPTGVVSPADGTVSVLREEGDRVRLGVFMNVWHVHVVRAPFDAAVTDVEHVSGANRPAFSKDSDRNERVHVRCETESSNLPAGDSAAESAAETDSSGDGADGDDPHSRPDEPASDAVVTLIAGAFAKRIHPYIEPGDDVERGDRIGHIAFGSRVDVLFPPEVELEDISVAKGDSMTAGETVVLESETPVGGEIDLGAGSDVDFGGLEDESGDESPA; translated from the coding sequence ATGAAGTTCGCACCGGGGGCCTGGAAGTACGCGGCTCTCCCCCTGCTCGCCGCGCCGTTCGCGCTGTTCATCAGCGTGACGGCGAGTCTGGTCTCCCTCGCGGTCGGCGCCGGAGCGCTCGCTTTCTTCCGCGATCCCGAGCGAACCACGCCGCCGACCGGCGTCGTCTCGCCGGCCGACGGCACCGTCTCCGTGCTCCGCGAGGAGGGCGACCGCGTTCGACTGGGGGTCTTCATGAACGTCTGGCACGTCCACGTCGTCCGCGCGCCGTTCGACGCCGCGGTGACGGACGTCGAGCACGTCTCGGGCGCGAACCGGCCGGCGTTCTCGAAGGACTCCGACCGAAACGAGCGGGTCCACGTTCGCTGCGAGACCGAGTCGTCGAACCTCCCCGCAGGCGATTCGGCCGCGGAATCGGCTGCTGAAACCGACTCGAGCGGAGACGGCGCCGACGGCGACGACCCGCACTCGAGACCCGACGAGCCGGCCAGCGACGCCGTCGTGACGCTGATCGCCGGCGCGTTCGCCAAGCGCATCCACCCGTACATCGAGCCCGGGGACGACGTCGAGCGCGGTGATCGGATCGGCCACATCGCCTTCGGCAGTCGGGTCGACGTGCTCTTTCCGCCTGAGGTGGAACTCGAGGACATCTCGGTGGCAAAAGGCGACTCGATGACGGCCGGGGAGACGGTGGTGCTCGAGAGCGAGACGCCGGTAGGTGGAGAGATCGATCTCGGAGCCGGTTCGGACGTGGATTTCGGTGGGCTCGAGGACGAGAGCGGGGACGAGTCACCCGCCTAG